A single region of the Pirellulales bacterium genome encodes:
- a CDS encoding pyridoxamine 5'-phosphate oxidase family protein, whose translation MTNTSTPVETLREKIKDIRMAMLSTISQGRIVSRPMSMQEMGPDGTLWFLTAVNSNKVKEIASNASVGIAFADSGSETYVSVAGIARITNDRALIEKFWNP comes from the coding sequence ATGACGAACACGAGCACGCCGGTCGAAACGCTGCGCGAGAAGATCAAGGACATCCGCATGGCCATGCTGTCGACCATCAGTCAGGGTCGGATCGTCTCGCGTCCGATGTCGATGCAGGAGATGGGGCCTGACGGAACGCTGTGGTTCTTGACCGCGGTCAACTCCAACAAAGTGAAGGAGATCGCGTCGAACGCATCAGTCGGCATCGCGTTCGCCGATTCTGGATCGGAGACCTATGTCTCTGTCGCCGGCATCGCGCGGATCACGAACGATCGCGCATTGATCGAGAAGTTCTGGAATCC